From a single Larimichthys crocea isolate SSNF chromosome XIII, L_crocea_2.0, whole genome shotgun sequence genomic region:
- the nt5c1aa gene encoding 5'-nucleotidase, cytosolic IAa isoform X2 — protein sequence MVKMSLDPVQVMSGQVKELKVATSSNGDSRGSWEEKEEFDQDHLGLTTKPKPPKPENAVTIAVSSRVLFRTEREQKVFEQQGVEEYLRYQIEHENEPFAPGPAFPFVKALETVNARLRELYPQSEELFDIVLVTYNHAHVGIRLINTINHHNLFIERFCMTGGSSPIGYLKAWHTNLYLSADSEKVREALAEGIAAATMFMPEKLTEVSESQLRVAFDGDAVLFSDESERIFKAHGLDKFFEHEKDNEDTLLDHGPLKGFLEALGKLQKKFYAKGQRLDCPIRTYLVTARSAASSGIRALKTLRAWGLEIDEALFLAGAPKGPMLEKIRPHIYFDDQMFHVEGAAEMGTIAAHVPYGIAQKHNPKQKTSVAK from the exons ATGGTGAAGATGAGCCTGGACCCTGTACAGGTGATGAGCGGACAGGTCAAGGAGCTCAAAGTTGCCACTTCGTCCAACGGGGACAGCAGAGGATCatgggaagagaaagaagagtttGATCAAGACCACTTGGGCCTCACCACCAAGCCAAAACCA CCAAAGCCAGAGAACGCAGTGACCATCGCTGTTTCTTCTCGGGTCTTGTTTCGGACTGAGCGGGAGCAGAAGGTTTTTGAGCAGCAAGGAGTGGAGGAGTATCTGAGGTACCAAATCGAACATGAGAACGAACCCTTCGCCCCTGGACCAGCTTTCCCCTTTGTTAAG GCTCTGGAGACAGTGAACGCCCGTCTGCGAGAACTGTACCCACAAAGTGAAGAGCTGTTTGATATTGTTTTGGTGACGTACAACCATGCACACGTAGGAATCCGGCTGATTAACACCATCAACCATCACA ATTTGTTCATCGAGAGGTTTTGTATGACGGGGGGAAGCAGTCCTATTGGCTACCTGAAGGCCTGGCACACTAACCTGTACCTGTCTGCTGACTCGGAAAAGGTCAGGGAGGCGCTGGCTGAAG GCATCGCTGCAGCCACCATGTTCATGCCGGAGAAGCTGACAGAGGTGTCAGAATCCCAGCTGAGGGTGGCGTTTGATGGTGACGCCGTCCTCTTCTCTGATGAATCCGAGCGCATTTTCAAGGCCCATGGGCTGGACAAGTTCTTCGAACACGAGAAGGACAATGAGGACACATTACTGGATCAT GGTCCCCTGAAGGGCTTCCTGGAAGCACTGGGGAAGCTCCAGAAAAAGTTTTATGCTAAAGGCCAGCGCCTGGACTGTCCCATTCGAACATATTTGGTCACAGCTCGTAGCGCAGCCAGCTCTGGGATCCGGGCACTGAAGACACTCAGAGCCTGGGGCTTGGAGATCGACGAGGCCTTGTTCCTCGCAGGAGCACCGAAGGGCCCCATGTTGGAGAAGATCAGGCCTCACATCTACTTCGACGACCAGATGTTTCATGTGGAAGGAGCGGCTGAGATGGGCACCATTGCTGCCCATGTGCCTTACGGCATTGCACAGAAACATAACCCCAAACAGAAAACCAGTGTGGCGAAGTAG
- the nt5c1aa gene encoding 5'-nucleotidase, cytosolic IAa isoform X1 — MVKMSLDPVQVMSGQVKELKVATSSNGDSRGSWEEKEEFDQDHLGLTTKPKPVTGRRARKVEGGVFFPKPENAVTIAVSSRVLFRTEREQKVFEQQGVEEYLRYQIEHENEPFAPGPAFPFVKALETVNARLRELYPQSEELFDIVLVTYNHAHVGIRLINTINHHNLFIERFCMTGGSSPIGYLKAWHTNLYLSADSEKVREALAEGIAAATMFMPEKLTEVSESQLRVAFDGDAVLFSDESERIFKAHGLDKFFEHEKDNEDTLLDHGPLKGFLEALGKLQKKFYAKGQRLDCPIRTYLVTARSAASSGIRALKTLRAWGLEIDEALFLAGAPKGPMLEKIRPHIYFDDQMFHVEGAAEMGTIAAHVPYGIAQKHNPKQKTSVAK, encoded by the exons ATGGTGAAGATGAGCCTGGACCCTGTACAGGTGATGAGCGGACAGGTCAAGGAGCTCAAAGTTGCCACTTCGTCCAACGGGGACAGCAGAGGATCatgggaagagaaagaagagtttGATCAAGACCACTTGGGCCTCACCACCAAGCCAAAACCA GTGACAGGGAGACGAGCCCGGAAGGTGGAAGGAGGCGTGTTTTTC CCAAAGCCAGAGAACGCAGTGACCATCGCTGTTTCTTCTCGGGTCTTGTTTCGGACTGAGCGGGAGCAGAAGGTTTTTGAGCAGCAAGGAGTGGAGGAGTATCTGAGGTACCAAATCGAACATGAGAACGAACCCTTCGCCCCTGGACCAGCTTTCCCCTTTGTTAAG GCTCTGGAGACAGTGAACGCCCGTCTGCGAGAACTGTACCCACAAAGTGAAGAGCTGTTTGATATTGTTTTGGTGACGTACAACCATGCACACGTAGGAATCCGGCTGATTAACACCATCAACCATCACA ATTTGTTCATCGAGAGGTTTTGTATGACGGGGGGAAGCAGTCCTATTGGCTACCTGAAGGCCTGGCACACTAACCTGTACCTGTCTGCTGACTCGGAAAAGGTCAGGGAGGCGCTGGCTGAAG GCATCGCTGCAGCCACCATGTTCATGCCGGAGAAGCTGACAGAGGTGTCAGAATCCCAGCTGAGGGTGGCGTTTGATGGTGACGCCGTCCTCTTCTCTGATGAATCCGAGCGCATTTTCAAGGCCCATGGGCTGGACAAGTTCTTCGAACACGAGAAGGACAATGAGGACACATTACTGGATCAT GGTCCCCTGAAGGGCTTCCTGGAAGCACTGGGGAAGCTCCAGAAAAAGTTTTATGCTAAAGGCCAGCGCCTGGACTGTCCCATTCGAACATATTTGGTCACAGCTCGTAGCGCAGCCAGCTCTGGGATCCGGGCACTGAAGACACTCAGAGCCTGGGGCTTGGAGATCGACGAGGCCTTGTTCCTCGCAGGAGCACCGAAGGGCCCCATGTTGGAGAAGATCAGGCCTCACATCTACTTCGACGACCAGATGTTTCATGTGGAAGGAGCGGCTGAGATGGGCACCATTGCTGCCCATGTGCCTTACGGCATTGCACAGAAACATAACCCCAAACAGAAAACCAGTGTGGCGAAGTAG